Proteins from a genomic interval of Toxotes jaculatrix isolate fToxJac2 chromosome 5, fToxJac2.pri, whole genome shotgun sequence:
- the LOC121182387 gene encoding uncharacterized protein LOC121182387, with amino-acid sequence MTESQVVLDALSTLFSAVVTSIQSEKSQGSDSTDSLSADQKLTIATFMTALIGGLPALGASLKKAGFSQTCKHIIDEEEFLDPDYDYDFTDVKDTQTFYRGGEVYERPCGWKRYALKVLDKYRDGNAWLGERGHCTTTHSEDGEWPVAYHGTSRSGARGIITDQFKPGPGQKYGRGIYCTPYLSEATPYTEPFSSTSKGREYQVVLQIRVNPKYREKHNKGKYWLVPIKEGLTEEEEQEIVDKAVRPYAILMRRL; translated from the exons ATGACAGAAAGCCAGGTCGTACTGGACGCACTGTCCACCCTCTTCAGTGCGGTGGTCACATCTATTCAGTCAGAGAAGTCGCAGGGCTCAGACTCTACTGATTCTCTGTCCGCAGACCAAAAACTGACCATCGCAACCTTCATGACTGCGCTCATAGGAGG GTTACCTGCTTTAGGAGCTTCACTCAAGAAAGCAGG TTTTTCTCAGACATGTAAACACATCATTGATGAGGAAGAATTCTTGGATCCAGACTATGACTATGATTTCACTGATGTGAAGGACACGCAGACGTTTTACAGAGGCGGGGAGGTGTACGAACGCCCCTGCGGCTGGAAGCGTTACGCTCTCAag GTTCTGGATAAATACCGGGATGGAAACGCCTGGCTGGGAGAGCGAGGCCACTGCACCACCACACACTCCGAGGACGGGGAGTGGCCCGTGGCCTACCACGGGACGTCGAGGAGCGGCGCTCGAGGCATCATCACAGATCAGTTTaag CCTGGTCCTGGCCAGAAGTACGGCAGGGGGATTTATTGTACCCCGTACCTGTCTGAGGCCACGCCTTACACCGAACCCTTCAGCTCCACCTCAAAGGGCAGAGAGTACCAAGTGGTTCTGCAGATTCGAGTCAACCCAAagtacagagagaaacacaacaagGGTAAATACTGGCTGGTTCCCATCAAAGAAGGGCTgacggaggaagaggagcaggagattGTGGATAAAGCCGTCCGCCCTTACGCCATCCTGATGAGACGTCTGTGA